One window of Elaeis guineensis isolate ETL-2024a chromosome 11, EG11, whole genome shotgun sequence genomic DNA carries:
- the LOC140852347 gene encoding LOW QUALITY PROTEIN: uncharacterized protein (The sequence of the model RefSeq protein was modified relative to this genomic sequence to represent the inferred CDS: substituted 1 base at 1 genomic stop codon) — translation MAVCSSWHSNASRFLMHVTLIVLFLLCLCLGGTDGSMVEGSCIESERRALLSIKEDMYDPDQWLSSWKDHVVKLDLRYPYDLDVQYETMKFPGPSKVNPSLLDLMHLKYLDLSWNNFSGAPIPKFIGSLVHLEYLNLSYAEISGSIPPELGNLSRLHFLDISGNGYYFYDSXWSSLRVDSLRWLSNIPSLHSLDLSGVNLSKAANWLDEINMLSSLLDLCLSDTDLPIASASISHVNLTSLTMLYLSENYHLNATVPHWLSNISSLMHLDLYGCGLSDRLLFAIGDLHNLKFLDLSNNQITGEIFPNLANLSHLEHLDLSRNKISGKTWRSIENLHNLVELDLSSNQITRDFFQNLGNLSHLEHLHMASNKICGEIPKSIKNLRNLVELDLSYNINISGEIPEFIGNLIHLQVLDLSSNEISSQIPKIIGNLIHLQTLDLSYNKISGKIPEFIGNLIHLQSLDLSYNKISGEIPEFIGNLIHLQELDLSGNEISGEIPKIIGNLIHLQSLDLSSNKISGEIPEFIGNLIHLQVLYLSGNEISGEIPKSIGNIIHLQVLCLSSNNISGEIPDAFDKLHSLQNLALSSNRITGKIPRSIGNLCKLNMLDISDNSITGELVDIIESWSKCTENRPDGRRSLQGLTLLYVGYNNLSGTIPQTLSQLSALQGLDLASNSFTGHLTEAHFANLTRLDYLDLSYNSFQVSQHWVPPFNASFIVMCSCHLGPKFPTWLRTQTNLQSLSLCENNISDGFPTWFWDLKNIYYLNVSHNSMTGQLPTSLGGQQYRYLDVSSNNFHGPIPELNTSYLYTMILSNNSFSGPIPLSFAKAKYLEFFILSHNHINGSIPQFLCNLSSLEVLDLSNNNLSGGIWLFFGRLASLEILDLSNNELFGELQHFRYKPPQKMIDSQEDSKLGHSSDSMACPVNLQSLHLENNMLSGKFPSLLKYCKQLVILDLSENRFSGDLPIWIGESLRWLRVLSLRSNFFNNSIPMQLSHLTFLQVLDLGCNNFSGALPPSFGNFSAMKRMQNAGKLILSEFNAYYTEGLLITTKGIEIEYTSVLALIMNIDLSDNNLSGIIPSELVNLHGLCSLNLSNNHFTGKIPENIGALRQLESLDLSMNNLSGMIPSTISSMYSLSHLNLSNNNLSGRIPWGNQLQTFCDPSIYGGNPDLRGWPLPWCFNNASFKSPFQTRAQEEEPRNGDESEMIWLYAISVLGFVVGLLGFIYVLMIKQATRIAYFYLIDMTYDYIYVQLAMGFAKLKSVLPILMNNNQG, via the coding sequence ATGGCTGTTTGTAGTAGTTGGCATTCAAATGCATCCAGATTTCTTATGCATGTCACGTTGATCGTGCTCTTCCTCTTATGTCTCTGCCTTGGTGGTACAGATGGTTCCATGGTGGAGGGGAGCTGCATAGAGAGTGAAAGGAGAGCTCTGCTTTCCATCAAAGAAGACATGTACGATCCTGACCAGTGGCTCTCCTCTTGGAAGGACCATGTGGTAAAACTCGATCTCAGATATCCATATGACTTAGAtgtccaatatgaaacaatgaAATTTCCAGGTCCAAGTAAAGTGAATCCTTCTTTGCTTGACTTGATGCATTTGAAGTATCTGGATTTGAGCTGGAACAATTTTTCTGGAGCTCCCATTCCTAAATTCATTGGCTCCCTTGTGCATTTAGAATATCTCAACCTCTCCTATGCCGAGATCAGCGGATCCATTCCACCTGAGCTTGGAAACCTCTCGCGCTTGCACTTCCTCGACATTAGTGGGAATggttattatttttatgattcttGATGGAGCTCCTTACGTGTTGATAGCCTTCGTTGGCTCTCCAACATCCCTTCTTTGCACTCGCTTGACTTGAGCGGCGTCAACCTCTCAAAGGCAGCCAACTGGCTTGATGAGATTAACATGCTCTCTTCTCTGTTAGACTTGTGTTTGTCCGATACTGACCTCCCTATTGCATCTGCTTCTATATCACATGTTAATCTCACATCGCTCACCATGCTTTATCTCTCTGAGAATTACCATCTCAATGCTACCGTACCACATTGGCTGTCCAATATCAGCAGTCTCATGCATCTAGATCTTTATGGATGTGGTTTATCTGATAGGCTACTATTTGCTATCGGGGATTTACATAATTTGAAATTCTTAGATTTATCTAATAATCAAATTACCGGAGAAATTTTCCCCAACTTAGCAAACCTCAGCCATCTGGAACATTTGGATTTGTCTCGGAACAAAATTAGTGGAAAGACATGGAGAAGCATCGAGAACCTCCACAACTTGGTGGAATTGGATTTGTCTTCTAATCAAATTACTAGAGATTTTTTCCAAAACTTGGGAAACCTCAGCCATTTGGAacatctacatatggcttcaaACAAAATTTGTGGAGAGATACCGAAAAGCATCAAGAACCTCCGCAACTTGGTAGAATTAGATTTgtcatataatataaatataagtgGAGAGATACCAGAATTCATTGGGAATCTAATTCATCTACAGGTGCTAGATTTATCAAGCAATGAGATCAGCAGTCAGATACCAAAAATCATTGGGAATCTCATCCACCTACAGACTCTAGATCTATCATATAACAAGATTAGTGGAAAGATACCAGAATTCATTGGGAATCTCATCCACCTACAGTCTCTAGATCTATCATATAACAAGATTAGTGGAGAGATACCAGAATTCATTGGGAATCTAATTCACCTACAGGAGCTAGATTTATCAGGCAATGAGATCAGTGGAGAGATACCAAAAATCATTGGGAATCTCATCCACCTACAGTCTCTAGATCTATCATCTAACAAGATCAGTGGAGAGATACCAGAATTCATTGGGAATCTAATTCACCTACAGGTGCTATATTTATCAGGCAATGAGATCAGCGGAGAGATACCAAAAAGCATTGGGAACATCATCCACCTACAGGTTCTATGTCTGTCATCTAACAACATCAGTGGAGAGATACCAGATGCCTTTGACAAGCTTCATAGCCTACAGAATTTGGCATTATCATCAAACCGCATAACTGGAAAGATACCAAGATCTATAGGGAATCTATGCAAGTTGAATATGCTAGATATATCTGATAACAGCATTACTGGTGAGCTTGTAGATATAATAGAAAGTTGGTCTAAGTGCACAGAAAATAGACCGGATGGGAGAAGATCTCTACAAGGCTTAACATTACTTTATGTGGGTTACAATAACTTGAGTGGAACAATTCCACAAACTCTGAGTCAGCTATCTGCACTGCAAGGGTTGGATCTCGCTTCAAATTCCTTTACAGGTCATTTGACCGAAGCCCACTTTGCCAACCTTACAAGATTAGACTACTTGGATCTATCTTACAACTCATTTCAGGTGAGTCAGCATTGGGTTCCTCCTTTTAATGCTTCATTCATTGTTATGTGCTCTTGTCATTTGGGACCAAAATTTCCAACTTGGCTTCGAACACAGACAAATTTACAAAGCCTAAGTCTCTGTGAAAACAACATTTCAGATGGATTTCCTACTTGGTTTTGGGATCTAAAGAATATCTATTATCTAAACGTTTCCCATAATAGCATGACAGGACAGCTACCAACTTCTTTGGGAGGCCAACAATATCGGTATCTTGATGTGAGTTCCAACAACTTTCATGGTCCAATTCCTGAATTAAATACTTCTTACCTATACACCATGATACTATCCAACAACTCATTTTCTGGGCCTATTCCCTTGAGCTTTGCCAAAGCTAAATATCTTGAATTCTTTATTTTGTCCCATAACCATATTAATGGTAGCATCCCTCAATTTCTTTGTAATCTATCTTCATTAGAAGTTCTTGATCTCTCCAACAACAACTTGTCTGGTGGCATCTGGCTATTCTTTGGAAGACTGGCTTCGTTGGAGATTCTTGATCTATCTAACAATGAGCTTTTTGGAGAACTACAACATTTTCGGTACAAACCACCACAAAAAATGATTGATTCTCAGGAGGACAGCAAATTAGGGCATTCTTCTGACTCAATGGCATGCCCTGTTAACCTCCAATCGCTACATTTGGAAAATAACATGCTCTCTGGAAAATTTCCTTCATTGCTGAAATATTGTAAACAGCTAGTTATTCTTGATCTTAGTGAAAACAGATTCTCAGGTGACCTACCAATATGGATTGGAGAAAGCCTAAGATGGCTGAGAGTTCTTTCTTTGAGGTCAAATTTCTTCAACAATAGCATCCCAATGCAGCTATCACATCTTACTTTTCTTCAAGTTTTGGACCTCGGTTGCAACAATTTTTCAGGAGCTTTGCCTCCATCGTTTGGAAATTTTAGTGCAATGAAGAGGATGCAGAATGCAGGCAAACTAATACTTTCAGAATTCAATGCTTACTATACTGAGGGCTTATTAATAACCACAAAGGGAATAGAAATTGAGTACACCAGTGTGCTCGCACTCATAATGAATATAGACCTCTCGGACAACAATCTTTCAGGGATAATTCCTTCGGAACTAGTAAATCTTCATGGATTGTGTTCCTTGAATCTCTCCAATAATCACTTCACCGGAAAGATCCCAGAAAATATTGGCGCCTTGAGGCAATTAGAATCACTTGACCTGTCAATGAACAATCTCTCAGGCATGATTCCCTCAACTATTTCCTCGATGTATTCTTTAAGTCACTTGAACTTGTCCAACAACAACTTGTCAGGAAGAATTCCATGGGGAAACCAATTGCAAACATTCTGTGATCCTTCCATTTATGGTGGAAATCCTGATCTTCGTGGATGGCCATTGCCATGGTGCTTTAACAATGCCTCTTTTAAAAGTCCATTTCAAACAAGAGCTCAAGAGGAGGAACCTAGAAATGGTGATGAGTCCGAAATGATCTGGCTTTATGCTATCTCCGTGCTGGGTTTTGTTGTGGGGCTCCTGGGGTTCATCTATGTGCTCATGATCAAACAAGCTACAAGGATTGCTTACTTCTATTTGATTGATATGACTTATGATTATATCTATGTGCAATTAGCAATGGGATTTGCCAAATTGAAGTCCGTCTTGCCTATCTTGATGAACAACAACCAAGGATAA